One part of the Pseudomonas sp. MYb118 genome encodes these proteins:
- a CDS encoding ATP-grasp domain-containing protein: MKTVMVTGVGAIMGYGLLKSLRAAAPSIRLVGTDIYEDAVGRGWSDVFEQAPLTSAPEYGQWLGDTLARYQVDLLIPGIEQDIHWLSDNRALLATFDCQVVLNNQRLIELSRDKWAMDQALVALGDPSRIPTLLSGDFHSLKAALGLPFLLKPRRSYASKGLVWVREERDFTPHAALLGDHLMAQPIIGSAADEFTVAAFGDGTGNAGPMITFRRSLASDGSTAKAWVEQHDSLDQTVIRLCQAFKPAGPTNLQFRRSSDGVWHLLEINPRISSTSSIRRAFGYNEAAMCLDHYLDGKTLVQPVIRSGFAVRFIEDFIVYDRDHF, from the coding sequence ATGAAGACGGTCATGGTGACAGGCGTAGGCGCCATCATGGGCTACGGCCTGCTCAAGTCGCTGCGTGCGGCGGCCCCTTCCATTCGCCTGGTCGGCACGGACATCTACGAAGATGCGGTCGGTCGCGGCTGGAGCGATGTCTTCGAGCAGGCGCCGCTGACCTCTGCGCCGGAGTACGGCCAATGGCTGGGCGATACGCTGGCCCGATACCAGGTGGACCTGCTGATTCCGGGGATCGAACAGGATATTCACTGGCTGTCGGACAACCGGGCGTTGCTGGCCACTTTCGACTGCCAGGTCGTGCTCAACAATCAGCGCCTGATCGAGCTTTCCAGGGATAAATGGGCGATGGACCAGGCGCTGGTGGCGCTGGGCGATCCCAGTCGTATTCCCACGCTGCTGAGCGGCGATTTTCATTCGCTCAAGGCTGCGCTGGGCCTGCCGTTCCTGCTCAAGCCGCGCAGAAGCTACGCCTCCAAGGGGCTGGTCTGGGTCCGCGAAGAGCGCGACTTTACCCCCCATGCGGCACTGCTCGGTGATCACCTGATGGCACAACCGATCATTGGCAGCGCCGCCGATGAGTTCACCGTGGCGGCGTTTGGCGATGGGACGGGGAATGCCGGTCCGATGATCACCTTCCGCCGCAGCCTGGCCTCGGACGGATCCACCGCCAAGGCCTGGGTGGAGCAGCATGATTCGCTGGACCAGACGGTCATCAGGTTGTGCCAGGCGTTCAAGCCGGCAGGGCCGACCAATCTGCAATTCCGTCGCAGCAGTGACGGTGTCTGGCACCTGCTCGAAATCAATCCGCGCATCTCCTCGACCAGCTCGATCCGTCGCGCATTCGGCTACAACGAGGCCGCCATGTGCCTGGACCACTACCTCGATGGCAAGACGCTGGTCCAGCCCGTCATCCGCAGTGGTTTTGCCGTTCGTTTTATAGAGGACTTCATTGTCTATGATCGGGATCATTTCTGA
- a CDS encoding class I SAM-dependent methyltransferase: MSNDLDTFIAAYSDSFGYAYDNNIILNWYPRRIMALCTREQTLLELGVGHGFSTNHFSQFFSEHTVIDGSASVINQFKTQYPDSRAEIVEGYFETFDTDKRFDLIVMGFVLEHVEDPQVILQKFKRYLAPGGRCFVAVPNGESLHRRFGHEAGLLDDMMALGQGDLELGHMRSYSVQTLTAELEAAGYQVVRKEGIFLKPFTTGQLKELNLSADIVAAMCTVGIDYPELSCAMMVEATVAAS; this comes from the coding sequence ATGAGCAACGATCTCGATACTTTCATCGCAGCCTACAGCGATAGCTTTGGCTACGCGTATGACAACAACATCATTCTCAATTGGTATCCGCGCCGCATCATGGCGCTCTGCACCCGTGAGCAGACCCTGCTGGAACTCGGTGTCGGGCATGGCTTCAGCACGAACCACTTCTCGCAGTTCTTCAGTGAGCACACGGTCATCGACGGTTCTGCGTCGGTGATCAATCAATTCAAGACCCAGTACCCGGACAGTCGGGCCGAGATCGTCGAAGGTTATTTCGAGACATTCGATACCGACAAGCGATTCGACCTTATCGTGATGGGGTTTGTCCTTGAGCATGTGGAAGACCCGCAGGTCATATTGCAAAAGTTCAAGCGCTATCTTGCGCCGGGCGGCCGTTGCTTCGTCGCGGTGCCAAATGGCGAGTCTCTGCATCGGCGGTTCGGTCACGAGGCCGGACTGCTCGACGACATGATGGCGCTGGGGCAGGGCGACCTGGAACTGGGTCATATGCGCAGCTACTCGGTGCAGACCCTGACCGCTGAACTGGAAGCTGCCGGCTACCAGGTAGTGCGCAAGGAGGGCATATTCCTCAAGCCTTTCACCACCGGGCAGCTGAAAGAGCTGAACCTGAGTGCGGACATCGTGGCGGCCATGTGCACCGTGGGTATCGACTACCCGGAGCTCAGTTGCGCAATGATGGTGGAAGCGACAGTCGCTGCATCATGA
- the rffA gene encoding dTDP-4-amino-4,6-dideoxygalactose transaminase, with product MSKDTIFFNRPHMTGRELDYIAQAKFGNMLAGDGPFTKRCHGWLESRTGCNKALLTHSCTAALEMAALLLDIQPGDEVILPSFTFVSTANAFVLRGAVPVFVDIRPDTLNLDERLIEAAITPRTKVIVPVHYAGVACEMDAILAIARKYGLAVVEDAAQGVMSTYKGRALGSIGDLGAFSFHETKNVISGEGGALLVNDPEMALRAEIIREKGTDRSRFFRGEVDKYTWQEVGSSFLPGELIAAFLWAQLEEAQAITNSRLAIWDYYHTILAEFERDGLLRRPIVPESCQHNAHMYYVLLAPGIDRQRVLDELKKYAIYAVFHYVPLHSSPAGKRYGRVQGSMEVTDGYSERLLRLPLWLGLTKEQQNQVVSVLRDALARA from the coding sequence ATGAGCAAAGACACAATATTCTTCAACCGGCCGCACATGACTGGCAGGGAGCTGGATTACATCGCCCAGGCCAAGTTCGGCAACATGCTTGCCGGTGACGGTCCATTCACCAAGCGCTGCCACGGGTGGCTGGAGTCCCGAACGGGCTGCAACAAGGCCCTGCTCACCCACTCGTGCACCGCTGCGCTGGAAATGGCCGCGCTGCTGCTGGACATCCAGCCGGGTGACGAAGTCATCCTGCCTTCCTTTACATTCGTCTCCACGGCCAATGCCTTTGTGTTGCGTGGCGCCGTGCCGGTTTTCGTCGATATCCGTCCCGATACCCTGAACCTGGACGAGCGTCTGATCGAGGCGGCCATCACGCCGCGGACCAAGGTGATCGTGCCGGTGCATTACGCGGGTGTGGCCTGCGAGATGGACGCAATCCTGGCGATTGCGCGCAAGTATGGGCTGGCGGTGGTCGAGGATGCCGCGCAAGGCGTGATGTCGACCTACAAGGGGCGCGCCCTGGGCAGTATCGGCGACCTTGGCGCCTTCAGTTTTCACGAGACCAAGAACGTCATTTCGGGAGAGGGTGGGGCATTGCTGGTCAATGACCCCGAGATGGCATTGCGGGCCGAGATCATCCGGGAAAAGGGCACCGATCGCAGCCGGTTCTTCCGGGGCGAGGTGGACAAATACACCTGGCAGGAGGTCGGTTCCTCGTTCCTGCCTGGCGAGCTGATCGCGGCTTTCCTCTGGGCGCAATTGGAAGAGGCTCAGGCCATCACCAATAGCCGGCTGGCAATCTGGGACTACTACCATACGATCCTGGCGGAATTCGAGCGAGACGGCTTGCTGCGTCGCCCAATCGTGCCGGAAAGCTGCCAGCACAACGCGCACATGTACTACGTGCTGCTTGCCCCAGGCATAGACCGTCAACGGGTGCTCGATGAGCTGAAGAAGTACGCCATCTACGCCGTGTTCCATTACGTGCCGCTGCATTCTTCGCCCGCTGGCAAGCGTTATGGTCGCGTGCAGGGCTCCATGGAAGTGACCGATGGATACTCCGAGCGCCTGTTGCGCCTGCCTCTGTGGCTTGGCTTGACCAAGGAGCAACAGAACCAGGTGGTGAGTGTTCTGCGCGATGCGCTGGCAAGGGCCTGA
- a CDS encoding flagellar basal body rod protein FlgF, whose product MDKYLYVAMTGASQNALAQKAHANNLANISTNGFQRDLEQARSMPVFGDSFPARAFAMSERPATDFSPGSLVQTGRDLDVAVQGNGWLAVQTPDGGESYVRTGSLNIDALGVLRAGNGMPVLGNGGPISVPPEQQVEIGEDGTVSIRAMGEGPRVMAEVDRIKLVNPDFRNMTKGLDGSIHTKDGQPAQADASVKLVSGFLESSNVNAVEEMTSVLALAKQFELHVKMMNTAKEDDQAMARVLQIS is encoded by the coding sequence GTGGACAAGTACCTTTATGTGGCAATGACCGGCGCCAGCCAGAATGCACTGGCGCAGAAGGCTCATGCGAACAACCTGGCGAACATTTCCACCAACGGTTTCCAGCGAGACCTGGAGCAGGCGCGTTCGATGCCGGTGTTCGGTGACAGCTTTCCGGCGCGTGCGTTTGCCATGTCCGAGCGCCCGGCCACCGACTTCTCCCCCGGTTCGCTGGTGCAGACCGGTCGCGACCTCGACGTCGCGGTGCAGGGCAACGGCTGGCTGGCCGTGCAGACCCCGGATGGCGGTGAAAGCTATGTGCGCACCGGCAGCCTGAACATTGATGCCCTGGGCGTATTGCGCGCCGGCAACGGCATGCCGGTGCTGGGCAACGGCGGGCCGATTTCCGTGCCGCCCGAGCAGCAGGTTGAAATCGGCGAGGACGGCACCGTCAGCATTCGTGCGATGGGTGAAGGTCCGCGTGTGATGGCCGAGGTCGACCGCATCAAGCTGGTCAACCCGGACTTCAGGAACATGACCAAGGGCCTGGATGGCTCCATTCACACCAAGGACGGGCAGCCGGCGCAAGCCGATGCCAGCGTCAAACTGGTGTCCGGGTTCCTTGAGTCGAGCAACGTCAACGCCGTGGAAGAAATGACTTCGGTGCTGGCGCTGGCCAAGCAGTTCGAGCTGCACGTCAAGATGATGAACACCGCCAAAGAAGACGACCAGGCCATGGCTCGGGTCTTGCAGATCAGCTAA
- a CDS encoding metallophosphoesterase: protein MIGIISDVHGNYSALRTVLARLDELGVSRIICLGDTAGYYSQVNECCEALRERNILSVMGNHDWYLARHEQCPRSNSANACLDYQRSVITAQNLAWLDSLAERSTQGELSIVHGGWNDPLDEYLRPSSEYFMPLPGRFFASGHTHVQCLWRGADKAYCNPGSVGQPRDGDARAGFATWDGEAFELYRVEYDIGETQQAMKKAGFTPYFYENLEKGTQIGGRISTL from the coding sequence ATGATCGGGATCATTTCTGACGTACACGGCAACTACAGCGCCCTTCGGACCGTGCTTGCCAGGCTCGATGAGCTGGGTGTGTCGCGGATTATCTGCCTGGGCGATACGGCCGGTTATTACAGTCAGGTCAACGAGTGTTGCGAGGCCCTGCGCGAGCGCAACATCCTTTCCGTGATGGGCAATCATGACTGGTATCTGGCCAGGCATGAGCAATGTCCTCGCTCCAACAGCGCCAATGCCTGCCTGGACTATCAGCGCAGTGTCATCACCGCGCAGAACCTGGCGTGGCTGGACTCCCTTGCGGAGCGCTCGACCCAGGGTGAATTGAGCATCGTCCATGGCGGCTGGAACGATCCGCTGGATGAATACCTGCGGCCATCGAGCGAATATTTCATGCCTTTGCCTGGTCGGTTTTTCGCATCGGGCCACACCCATGTGCAGTGCTTGTGGCGTGGTGCGGACAAGGCCTATTGCAACCCCGGTTCGGTGGGTCAACCCCGGGACGGCGATGCACGAGCAGGTTTCGCGACCTGGGATGGCGAAGCATTCGAGCTGTACCGGGTTGAATACGATATCGGTGAAACCCAACAGGCGATGAAGAAGGCCGGCTTCACCCCGTACTTCTACGAAAACCTAGAAAAAGGCACTCAGATCGGTGGGCGGATCAGCACACTTTGA
- a CDS encoding NAD-dependent epimerase/dehydratase family protein — MKSLIIGSTSVIGKAVARELSRHGQVKLAGRRDADVAFDLSSQQPGTCDERFDVVVLAAADFGGSLPDDLVRAELVNSVGTLAACRLAEQCGARHFILLSSRWAGHQEKDPYFGIYSLSKRHAEEVASLYCQQQGMALTVLRISQVYDSEGQCRSHQPLLYTFADKAQAGQTVELYGSNDARRNYLHLDDLAQVCARLAEQRIYGIYNCGHSDNPRLSEIAEAAFEAFGKPVDVRFLADKSDIPDLPAFECGQALFDRIGFSPRIDIRRGFELMRAHRENLS; from the coding sequence ATGAAAAGCCTGATCATCGGAAGTACTTCTGTCATCGGCAAGGCGGTCGCCCGTGAGTTGTCGCGCCATGGCCAGGTCAAACTGGCGGGGCGTCGGGATGCCGATGTGGCTTTTGACTTGAGCAGCCAGCAGCCCGGTACCTGCGACGAGCGCTTTGACGTGGTCGTGCTGGCCGCTGCCGATTTTGGCGGGAGTCTGCCCGATGATCTGGTTCGTGCCGAGTTGGTCAACAGTGTCGGGACACTGGCCGCGTGCCGCCTGGCTGAACAGTGCGGGGCGCGTCATTTCATTCTGTTGTCGTCGCGTTGGGCCGGTCATCAGGAGAAGGATCCCTATTTTGGCATCTACTCGCTGTCCAAGCGCCACGCCGAAGAAGTGGCGAGCCTTTATTGCCAGCAGCAGGGCATGGCATTGACGGTCCTGCGCATCAGTCAGGTCTACGACAGCGAGGGCCAGTGCAGGTCGCACCAGCCGCTGCTGTACACCTTCGCCGACAAGGCGCAGGCCGGGCAGACTGTCGAGCTGTATGGCAGCAATGACGCCCGTCGCAATTACCTTCACCTCGATGACCTGGCGCAGGTCTGCGCGCGACTGGCAGAGCAGCGTATTTACGGTATTTACAACTGCGGTCATAGCGACAACCCCCGTCTTTCAGAGATCGCCGAGGCTGCATTCGAGGCGTTTGGCAAGCCGGTGGATGTGCGCTTTCTCGCGGACAAAAGCGACATCCCCGATCTGCCAGCCTTCGAGTGTGGGCAGGCATTGTTCGATCGCATCGGTTTCTCCCCGCGAATAGACATTCGCCGGGGCTTCGAATTGATGAGGGCGCACCGGGAGAATCTGTCATGA
- the flgH gene encoding flagellar basal body L-ring protein FlgH: MNRFVSVLALSGVAALAGCVGPTPKPNDPYYAPVLPRTPLPAAANNGSIYQAGFEQNLYSDRKAFRVGDIITITLNEKTQASKNANSQVGKTSKASIGLTSLFGTVPNTNNPLGSGDLSLDAGYSGDRATKGDSKAGQGNSLTGSITVTVADVLPNGIIAVRGEKWMTLNTGDELVRIAGLVRADDIATDNTVSSTRIADARITYSGTGSFADASQPGWFDRFFLSPLFPF, from the coding sequence ATGAATCGCTTCGTATCTGTTCTGGCACTGAGTGGGGTCGCCGCGTTGGCGGGGTGCGTCGGTCCGACGCCCAAGCCCAATGACCCTTACTACGCCCCGGTGTTGCCGCGTACGCCGTTGCCGGCGGCCGCGAACAATGGCTCGATCTACCAGGCCGGTTTCGAACAGAACCTGTACAGCGACCGCAAGGCGTTCCGGGTCGGTGACATCATCACCATCACCCTGAACGAGAAGACCCAGGCCAGCAAGAATGCCAACTCCCAGGTGGGCAAGACCAGCAAGGCCAGCATCGGTCTGACCTCGCTGTTCGGGACGGTGCCCAACACCAATAACCCGCTGGGCAGCGGTGACCTGTCGCTGGACGCCGGCTACAGCGGCGATCGCGCCACCAAGGGCGACAGCAAGGCCGGGCAGGGCAACAGCCTGACCGGTTCGATCACCGTGACCGTCGCCGACGTATTGCCCAACGGCATCATCGCCGTGCGTGGCGAGAAGTGGATGACCCTTAACACCGGTGATGAGCTGGTGCGTATTGCCGGCCTGGTCCGTGCCGATGACATCGCCACCGACAACACCGTGTCGTCGACCCGTATCGCCGATGCGCGCATCACTTATTCGGGTACCGGTTCGTTTGCCGATGCGAGTCAGCCAGGCTGGTTCGACCGTTTCTTCCTCAGCCCGCTGTTCCCTTTCTAG
- the flgG gene encoding flagellar basal-body rod protein FlgG yields MLPALWVAKTGLSAQDTNLTTISNNLANVSTTGFKRDRAEFQDLLYQIKRQPGAQSTQDSELPSGLQLGTGVRIVGTQKNFNAGSLQTTEQPLDMAIDGRGFFQILQPDGTTSYTRDGTFHLDSNGQIVNASGFALEPAIVIPNDAQTFTVGRDGTVSITVAGNPAAQVIGNLQTADFINPAGLQAVGNNLFLETAASGAPQVGTPGLAGFGTTLQNTLETSNVSTVEEMVNMITTQRAYEMNSKVISTADQMLSFVTQNL; encoded by the coding sequence ATGCTTCCGGCTCTATGGGTTGCCAAAACAGGTCTGTCCGCCCAGGACACCAACCTGACCACCATTTCCAACAACCTGGCGAACGTATCGACCACGGGTTTCAAACGTGACCGTGCCGAGTTCCAGGACCTGCTGTACCAGATCAAGCGTCAGCCAGGCGCCCAGTCGACCCAGGACAGCGAACTGCCGTCCGGTCTGCAACTGGGTACCGGTGTGCGGATCGTCGGCACCCAGAAAAACTTCAACGCCGGCAGCCTGCAAACCACCGAGCAGCCGCTGGACATGGCCATCGACGGTCGCGGTTTCTTCCAGATCCTGCAACCGGACGGCACCACGTCCTACACCCGTGACGGTACCTTCCACCTCGACTCCAACGGCCAGATCGTCAACGCCAGCGGTTTCGCCCTGGAGCCGGCCATCGTCATCCCGAACGACGCCCAGACCTTCACCGTGGGTCGCGACGGCACCGTGTCCATCACCGTGGCCGGCAACCCGGCTGCCCAGGTGATCGGCAACCTGCAGACCGCCGACTTCATCAACCCGGCCGGCCTGCAAGCGGTGGGTAACAACCTGTTCCTGGAAACCGCCGCCAGTGGTGCGCCGCAAGTCGGCACCCCGGGCCTGGCCGGTTTCGGTACCACGCTGCAGAACACCCTGGAAACGTCCAACGTCAGCACCGTTGAAGAGATGGTCAACATGATCACCACTCAGCGCGCCTACGAGATGAACTCCAAGGTGATCTCCACCGCCGACCAGATGCTCTCGTTCGTAACGCAGAATCTGTAA
- a CDS encoding glycosyltransferase → MSNLAQLDAHSLEQALARLRLMYAKPEHPYYFLAPAYRETSSGVVTLHYLCHMLNLSGREAYICGNDVVNPDLKTPVLTSAIAQRHVAAGKVPIAVYPEVFPGNPLNCSVVARFLLNFEGFLNGKSMDAAPSDLIFYYAARLAEHRGDPDGDLLCVPAIDVEMFSPTAPGTVRKGAYLYQNRHPLEKIDYSQLPADIQLLSMSNPLTLPELAKLLRQAEVMYSYEWSMTCVMAAMCGCPVIFMPGHGIDQQVLDNSFFGSTGFAMFDQPQPLDIARATLGDALLRYVERTASFWDQLDAFIAKTQASAARQADGNRLGMLDWLRQRYPLPPQLRMINERLAGPAAPTFTVLVRDDGDRLALARTLDSLDEQLYAGVQVCVMGSADPGRAHVQWLACDPKQPAAAINGWLENNQSDWLLLIDAGEEIIAPGLLVTALNLLDAPDTCLAVYADEALRVGGGVVDISLRPDLNLELLLAFPASLSRHWLYRREALVRLHGFDNFSGAAFELAYQLRLIGEQGVASIGHVSEPLLTANEVRKSDCAEERAVIEAHLQGRGYAQARAIALSDEPGRYRIDYGQVRQASVSILVYLQGQLANFQRCLESLLTQTHSVDYEILLVEPGNEDPALLEWLGLIEQMGENRIQVLRFMPGQPRAAMCNAAAQEARGEYLVWLDAHSAVLDADWLAALLNHAQRPEVGAVGGKLQDSRDRIVQAGLVLGLGGTVGRAFEGLQSQAPGYMGRLGLEQHCSAMGGECLMVRRALFLEAGGFDTDPSLAPWTAVDLCLRLQQAGYLNVWTPYARLLLDPAPVTCASSDQEDVLFARWLPQLARDPSYNSNFSLRAGEGFVLENNDLIWQMPQGSVPRVLACVTDQQAPGHSRLAQPLKALLEAGQVEGAAVSSLLSPVEIERLAPTTVVLQRPLDDAGLTALRRLRAFSKAFIVYDLDGYLPHMELPGNYSTDELLERLRIGMMQADRVLVGTPALAELLQGEHDDIRVVESLLPAPWGRIQSQRGVASKPRLGWMGGKDSQLLADVLPALAGEVEWVVLGDCPESMRPFLAELHPAVGQQQLAVALAALNLDLALVPMEETLNNACSADLRVLQHAACGHPIICSRVQGFVGGEVLPLSRVSNQAQDWIRAIRLHLEDRAASATLGDALQSTVRAQWLLEGERLDAWRRAWLAD, encoded by the coding sequence ATGTCGAACCTAGCGCAGCTAGACGCTCACTCGCTCGAACAGGCACTGGCGCGTCTGCGGCTGATGTATGCCAAGCCCGAGCACCCGTACTACTTCCTGGCGCCTGCCTACCGTGAGACGTCGTCGGGTGTCGTCACGCTGCACTATCTCTGCCATATGCTCAACCTCAGTGGGCGCGAGGCTTACATCTGCGGTAACGATGTGGTCAATCCGGACCTGAAGACCCCGGTGCTGACTTCGGCGATTGCCCAGCGCCATGTGGCGGCGGGCAAGGTGCCGATTGCGGTGTATCCCGAAGTGTTCCCGGGTAACCCGCTCAACTGTTCGGTGGTGGCGCGCTTTCTCCTGAACTTCGAGGGCTTTCTCAACGGAAAGAGCATGGATGCGGCCCCCAGCGACTTGATTTTCTATTACGCCGCTCGCCTCGCCGAACACCGCGGTGACCCCGACGGTGACCTGTTGTGCGTGCCGGCCATCGACGTCGAAATGTTCTCGCCCACTGCCCCTGGCACCGTGCGCAAGGGTGCGTACCTGTACCAGAACCGCCACCCGCTGGAGAAGATCGACTACTCGCAACTGCCGGCGGATATCCAGCTGCTGAGCATGAGCAATCCGCTGACCCTGCCTGAGCTGGCCAAGCTGCTGCGTCAGGCCGAAGTGATGTACAGCTATGAGTGGTCGATGACCTGCGTGATGGCGGCAATGTGCGGCTGCCCGGTGATTTTCATGCCGGGGCATGGCATCGACCAGCAGGTGCTCGATAACAGTTTCTTCGGCAGTACCGGCTTTGCCATGTTCGATCAGCCGCAGCCATTGGACATCGCCCGGGCAACCCTGGGTGATGCCTTGCTCCGTTATGTCGAGCGTACAGCGTCTTTCTGGGACCAGTTGGACGCGTTTATCGCCAAGACCCAGGCGAGCGCCGCTCGCCAGGCGGACGGTAACCGCCTGGGCATGCTCGACTGGTTGCGCCAACGCTACCCGCTGCCGCCGCAATTGCGAATGATCAATGAGCGTCTGGCGGGCCCGGCGGCGCCGACCTTCACTGTTCTGGTCCGTGATGACGGCGATCGGTTGGCACTGGCTCGAACCCTGGACAGCCTGGATGAGCAGTTGTACGCGGGGGTGCAGGTCTGCGTGATGGGCAGTGCGGATCCGGGGCGTGCCCATGTTCAGTGGCTGGCCTGTGATCCGAAGCAGCCGGCGGCCGCGATCAATGGCTGGCTCGAAAACAATCAGAGCGACTGGTTGCTGCTGATCGACGCCGGGGAGGAGATCATCGCCCCCGGGTTGCTGGTAACGGCCCTGAATCTGCTCGACGCGCCCGACACTTGCCTGGCGGTGTACGCCGACGAGGCATTGCGCGTTGGCGGCGGGGTGGTCGACATCTCGTTGCGTCCGGACCTGAACCTGGAATTGCTGTTGGCGTTCCCGGCCAGCCTGTCCCGTCATTGGCTGTATCGTCGCGAGGCGCTGGTGCGCCTGCACGGGTTTGACAACTTCAGTGGCGCTGCCTTCGAACTGGCCTACCAGCTGCGCCTGATCGGCGAGCAGGGTGTGGCGAGCATCGGCCATGTCAGCGAGCCGCTGCTGACCGCCAACGAGGTGCGAAAATCCGATTGCGCCGAAGAGCGCGCGGTCATCGAGGCGCATCTTCAAGGGCGTGGTTACGCGCAGGCGCGTGCGATCGCGCTGAGCGACGAGCCGGGCCGCTATCGTATCGACTACGGCCAGGTACGGCAGGCCTCGGTCAGTATCCTGGTTTACCTGCAAGGGCAGTTGGCGAATTTCCAGCGTTGCCTGGAAAGCCTGCTGACGCAGACCCACTCGGTGGACTACGAAATCCTGCTGGTCGAGCCGGGCAACGAAGATCCCGCCTTGCTGGAGTGGCTGGGGCTGATCGAGCAAATGGGTGAAAACCGCATCCAGGTGTTGCGCTTCATGCCGGGCCAGCCTCGCGCAGCGATGTGCAATGCGGCGGCGCAGGAGGCCCGTGGCGAATATCTGGTCTGGCTCGATGCGCACAGCGCCGTGCTCGACGCCGATTGGCTGGCGGCCTTGCTCAATCACGCCCAGCGTCCGGAAGTCGGCGCCGTGGGCGGCAAATTGCAGGACAGCCGTGATCGCATCGTTCAGGCAGGCCTCGTGCTGGGGCTGGGCGGCACGGTCGGTCGGGCTTTTGAAGGCTTGCAGTCCCAGGCACCGGGTTACATGGGGCGCCTTGGCCTTGAGCAGCACTGCTCGGCAATGGGCGGCGAATGCCTGATGGTGCGTCGGGCGCTGTTCCTCGAGGCCGGCGGTTTCGACACCGATCCGTCGCTGGCCCCCTGGACCGCGGTCGACCTGTGCCTGAGGTTGCAGCAGGCCGGCTACCTGAACGTCTGGACACCCTACGCGCGACTGCTGCTGGACCCGGCACCCGTCACCTGCGCCAGCAGTGATCAGGAAGATGTGTTGTTCGCACGCTGGTTGCCGCAGTTGGCCCGCGACCCGTCCTACAACAGCAATTTCTCGCTGCGTGCCGGCGAGGGCTTTGTGCTGGAAAACAACGACCTGATCTGGCAAATGCCGCAAGGCAGCGTGCCGAGGGTGCTGGCCTGCGTCACCGACCAGCAGGCGCCGGGTCACTCGCGACTGGCGCAACCGCTCAAGGCCCTGCTTGAGGCGGGACAGGTCGAAGGGGCCGCCGTTTCGAGTCTGTTGTCACCCGTGGAAATCGAGCGCCTGGCGCCGACCACCGTGGTGCTGCAGCGGCCTCTGGATGATGCCGGGCTGACAGCTCTGCGGCGCCTGAGGGCGTTTTCCAAGGCGTTCATCGTCTACGACCTGGACGGTTACCTGCCGCATATGGAATTGCCGGGCAATTACTCCACCGACGAGCTGCTCGAGCGCCTGCGCATCGGCATGATGCAGGCCGATCGGGTACTGGTCGGCACGCCTGCGCTGGCCGAACTGCTGCAGGGTGAGCACGACGATATCCGCGTGGTGGAAAGCCTGCTGCCGGCCCCGTGGGGACGTATCCAGAGCCAGCGCGGTGTGGCGTCCAAGCCACGCCTGGGCTGGATGGGTGGCAAGGACTCGCAACTGCTCGCCGATGTGCTGCCAGCGCTGGCGGGCGAAGTCGAATGGGTGGTGCTCGGCGACTGCCCTGAGTCCATGCGACCGTTTCTGGCGGAGTTGCACCCGGCTGTCGGGCAACAGCAACTGGCCGTGGCCCTGGCCGCGTTGAATCTCGACCTGGCGCTGGTGCCGATGGAGGAGACCCTGAACAACGCGTGTTCCGCTGATCTGCGTGTGCTGCAACATGCCGCATGCGGGCACCCGATCATTTGCAGTCGAGTGCAGGGTTTTGTCGGGGGCGAGGTATTGCCGCTGTCACGGGTCAGCAACCAGGCGCAGGACTGGATCCGGGCGATCCGCCTGCACCTGGAAGACCGTGCCGCTTCCGCGACGCTGGGGGATGCCTTGCAGTCGACCGTGCGTGCGCAATGGCTGCTCGAGGGTGAGCGCCTGGACGCCTGGCGACGGGCCTGGTTGGCCGATTGA